A portion of the Leptospira mtsangambouensis genome contains these proteins:
- a CDS encoding adenylate/guanylate cyclase domain-containing protein: MDLEKEEIVRVLVLEPQKKSYDTVSQLLSEWFGDYIELTWRSVFENGAQEIKKAQYDLLITEIQFPELEDSPEAILEMIMDLAGPSELPVVVFTKAEGKQLPIQAFQLGINEYFGKRRLKKNILEHRFRNLFREIYRKKVVSIQMDDSLKRFQDLYGMNQTEIQDLNTMVKKFKKELEKEYEEKLNLETEKKKMQNVFGMYVDPVIVESLMNNTLSLDQKGKEQEVSVLFSDIRGYTTLSEKMKPEQVISFLNEYFTAMTEVILGYGGMIDKYIGDSIMCLFGAPVFQEDHRQNALDCAVEMVQVFELWQPKWEQIYGFVPQIGIGLASGKAIVGNVGSFQKLSYTAVGDTVNMASRLESIAKPMEVYVSEGLYNFLPEEYANKYKYEELEPVKIKGKEGLHRILSVKPI, encoded by the coding sequence GTGGATTTAGAAAAAGAAGAAATCGTTCGTGTCCTGGTCCTAGAACCTCAAAAGAAATCGTATGATACCGTCTCCCAACTGCTCAGTGAGTGGTTTGGAGATTACATCGAGTTAACTTGGCGATCCGTTTTCGAAAACGGAGCTCAGGAAATCAAAAAAGCTCAGTATGATCTTTTAATTACTGAAATCCAATTCCCTGAATTAGAAGATTCACCCGAAGCAATATTAGAAATGATTATGGATTTAGCCGGTCCATCCGAACTTCCCGTTGTTGTGTTTACCAAAGCAGAGGGAAAACAGCTCCCAATCCAAGCCTTTCAATTAGGAATTAATGAATACTTCGGCAAACGACGGTTAAAGAAAAATATTTTAGAGCATAGATTTCGCAATTTGTTTCGAGAAATATATCGCAAAAAAGTTGTCTCGATTCAAATGGATGATAGTTTAAAAAGATTCCAGGATCTTTATGGAATGAACCAAACAGAGATTCAAGATTTGAATACGATGGTCAAAAAATTTAAGAAGGAACTGGAAAAAGAATACGAAGAGAAATTAAATTTAGAAACCGAAAAAAAGAAAATGCAAAATGTTTTCGGTATGTATGTAGATCCTGTTATTGTTGAAAGTTTGATGAACAATACACTTTCTCTTGATCAAAAAGGAAAAGAACAGGAAGTTTCTGTATTGTTTTCGGATATTCGTGGTTATACGACACTTTCTGAAAAAATGAAACCTGAACAGGTCATTTCTTTTTTAAATGAATACTTCACTGCGATGACAGAAGTGATTCTTGGTTATGGCGGAATGATCGATAAATATATTGGAGATTCCATCATGTGTTTGTTTGGTGCTCCAGTGTTCCAGGAAGACCATAGGCAAAATGCTTTAGATTGTGCTGTGGAAATGGTGCAAGTCTTTGAACTTTGGCAGCCAAAATGGGAACAAATTTATGGTTTTGTTCCACAGATCGGAATCGGCCTTGCATCAGGTAAAGCAATTGTTGGAAACGTTGGTTCTTTTCAAAAACTCTCCTATACGGCGGTTGGAGATACAGTCAATATGGCAAGTCGATTGGAATCAATTGCGAAACCAATGGAAGTTTATGTTTCTGAGGGGTTGTATAATTTTTTACCAGAGGAATATGCCAATAAATATAAATACGAAGAATTAGAGCCTGTAAAAATTAAAGGAAAGGAAGGTTTACACCGAATCCTCAGTGTAAAACCGATTTAA
- a CDS encoding DNA alkylation repair protein: protein MKQIQEQILSDLKKEGNKEKAEFLPKFFKTGPGEYGEGDKFLGVTVPIQRKVAKKYYKEIEIPALKSLITSPFHEVRLTTLFILVLKFESKDITEKKQKEIVDFYLKHTSSINNWDLVDSSADKILGAFLFQRQRDVLNKFHTSKDLWKNRISILSTFYFIRKNDFNDTLRYCESYLTHKHDLIHKATGWMLREVGNRDKKILNRFLQSNAAKMPRTMLRYAIEKLPESERKFWLSAK, encoded by the coding sequence ATGAAACAAATACAAGAGCAGATCCTCTCTGATTTAAAAAAAGAAGGAAACAAAGAAAAGGCAGAATTTTTACCAAAGTTCTTTAAAACTGGACCAGGAGAATATGGAGAAGGTGACAAGTTTTTAGGAGTCACTGTTCCCATCCAAAGAAAGGTAGCAAAAAAATATTATAAAGAGATCGAAATCCCTGCTCTCAAATCACTCATCACTTCCCCATTTCACGAAGTAAGATTAACAACTCTATTTATTTTAGTTCTTAAATTTGAGTCCAAGGATATCACTGAAAAAAAACAAAAAGAAATTGTTGATTTTTATCTCAAACATACAAGTTCAATCAACAATTGGGATCTAGTCGATTCAAGTGCCGATAAAATCCTTGGTGCCTTCTTATTTCAAAGACAGAGAGATGTCCTAAATAAATTTCATACATCGAAGGATCTATGGAAAAATCGAATTTCAATCTTAAGCACATTTTATTTTATTCGAAAAAATGACTTTAACGATACGTTACGATATTGTGAATCTTATTTAACACACAAACATGATCTGATCCATAAAGCCACCGGATGGATGTTACGTGAGGTTGGGAACAGAGACAAAAAAATCCTAAATCGTTTTTTACAATCTAACGCAGCAAAGATGCCAAGAACAATGCTACGTTATGCAATCGAAAAACTTCCAGAATCTGAAAGAAAATTCTGGTTATCCGCTAAGTAA
- a CDS encoding ATP-dependent Clp protease adaptor ClpS: protein MTEENLPTTFEETKTNFDSIYFYFVILFNDSIHEFSYVEDCLMKLCFKTKKEAKKIAMEAHTNGKAVCFQGSMEECETVAENMTSANLTVILGV, encoded by the coding sequence ATGACAGAAGAGAACCTACCGACTACATTTGAAGAAACAAAAACCAATTTTGATTCTATTTACTTTTACTTTGTCATTCTTTTTAACGACTCCATTCATGAATTTTCATATGTAGAAGATTGTTTGATGAAACTTTGTTTCAAAACAAAAAAAGAAGCAAAAAAAATTGCCATGGAAGCCCATACCAATGGGAAAGCAGTTTGTTTTCAAGGTAGTATGGAAGAATGTGAAACTGTTGCAGAGAATATGACAAGTGCCAACTTAACTGTGATTTTAGGTGTATGA
- a CDS encoding deoxyribodipyrimidine photolyase, with the protein MNQERIRLCNANPIQNHGKYILYWMQAYRRFDSNHAFSFAVRLAEEQNKELIVYEGLRSDYPWSSERIHKFIMEGMYDNQTRADELGINYWPFVESKTNPARGILKELSKNAAAIVTDDFPCFIIPEQTKKLAGKINCALFAVDSNSLIPFSRFEKEASAARILRIWIHKEFLKGIPERAKAIWKKEDLKGLHQNSKPPNGFGLPKELKPFLSAFDFKDNVIPAKDVKGGRNEALKILKTFISKKITEYETGRSNPNPPDLTATSGLSPYLHFGHIGIEEIFYAVLDISSKGKWNPERLSHKKPGDREHFYSESTSANHFLDELITWRDIGYLFFWKSKPQNINLDHLPDWVKTNFKKHKSDTREYLYSLEQFESAKTHDELWNAAQTELVKTGRMHNYMRMLWGKKVIEWTKTYEEAFQILEHLNNKYAYDGRNPNSYTGILWCFGLFDRPWFPERNVFGNVRFMSSDSTKKKFKMKSYLEYIGELSGNSDSLFP; encoded by the coding sequence GTGAATCAGGAACGAATCCGTCTCTGTAATGCCAACCCCATTCAGAACCATGGAAAGTACATCCTCTATTGGATGCAGGCCTACCGCCGCTTTGATTCAAACCATGCGTTTTCTTTTGCTGTCCGTCTCGCAGAGGAACAAAACAAAGAACTGATTGTGTATGAGGGATTACGTTCCGACTATCCTTGGTCTTCCGAGAGGATCCATAAATTCATTATGGAAGGGATGTATGATAACCAAACAAGAGCAGACGAGTTAGGCATCAATTATTGGCCATTTGTTGAATCTAAAACAAATCCCGCTCGTGGAATTTTAAAAGAATTATCCAAAAATGCTGCGGCAATTGTCACTGATGACTTTCCTTGTTTCATCATTCCTGAACAAACGAAAAAATTGGCCGGAAAAATCAACTGCGCTCTTTTTGCTGTGGATAGTAATTCACTCATTCCATTCTCTCGATTTGAAAAAGAAGCAAGTGCTGCAAGGATTCTACGCATTTGGATTCATAAAGAATTTTTAAAAGGAATCCCTGAAAGGGCAAAAGCAATCTGGAAAAAAGAAGATTTAAAAGGCCTTCACCAAAATTCGAAACCACCGAATGGATTTGGATTACCAAAAGAATTGAAACCATTTTTGAGTGCCTTTGATTTCAAAGACAATGTAATCCCCGCCAAAGATGTGAAAGGTGGTCGAAATGAAGCGCTTAAGATTTTAAAAACATTTATTTCAAAAAAAATAACAGAATATGAGACTGGTAGATCCAATCCGAATCCCCCTGACTTAACTGCAACAAGTGGCCTTTCTCCTTACCTACATTTTGGACATATTGGAATCGAAGAAATTTTCTATGCTGTTTTAGATATTTCCTCAAAAGGGAAATGGAATCCAGAACGTTTGAGTCACAAAAAACCGGGAGACCGAGAACATTTTTATTCTGAGTCAACTTCCGCCAATCATTTCTTAGATGAACTCATCACTTGGAGAGATATAGGATATTTATTTTTTTGGAAATCAAAACCTCAAAATATTAATTTAGATCATCTACCAGATTGGGTTAAAACTAATTTCAAAAAACACAAATCAGATACGAGAGAATATCTTTATTCCCTAGAACAATTTGAATCTGCCAAAACTCACGATGAACTTTGGAATGCAGCCCAAACAGAACTTGTCAAAACAGGAAGGATGCATAATTATATGCGCATGTTATGGGGGAAAAAAGTAATCGAATGGACAAAAACTTACGAAGAAGCCTTCCAAATTTTAGAACATCTCAATAACAAATATGCTTATGATGGCAGAAATCCTAATTCTTATACAGGGATTTTATGGTGTTTTGGATTATTTGATAGACCATGGTTTCCTGAACGAAATGTATTCGGGAATGTTCGGTTTATGTCTTCCGATTCCACAAAAAAGAAGTTTAAAATGAAATCCTATTTGGAGTATATTGGTGAACTGAGTGGGAACTCCGACTCACTTTTTCCATGA
- a CDS encoding SpoIID/LytB domain-containing protein — protein sequence MQKSMIILCLAILGQIGCASVMVTNWSPEEPNFKSKPVRVFLGYATDEEVFKSSGEIIVRDANDLTIKKAYDFLSLNPTAIKAPISIQSNSEWIEYKGVSYRGSILLKPIEGKVFIINLVPIELYLLSVVPSEVSASWPKEALKAQAVCARTYVVREMLNRKKQEFDVDTSTNTQVYKGKNKEHKNTSEAVFETEGLILIHKGQPIQSFFHSNAGGYTEDPVNVWGSPVEYLKPVPSEYDKDGEQYSWEEKWKTDFINTNLRDLGVGEIQDILVTSRFPSSRVNEMEIIGTSGSKKIKAIEFRKKLGATKLKSTRFGIRKEDSGDYFVKGLGSGHGVGMSQWGSFAMAKSQFNHREILQHYFKGIEFARIVAR from the coding sequence ATTCAAAAATCGATGATCATTCTTTGTCTGGCCATTTTAGGGCAAATCGGTTGTGCGAGTGTAATGGTTACCAATTGGTCTCCTGAAGAACCAAATTTTAAATCCAAACCAGTTCGAGTTTTTCTTGGTTATGCGACAGACGAAGAAGTATTCAAATCTTCAGGTGAAATCATTGTTCGCGATGCCAATGACCTTACAATAAAAAAGGCTTATGATTTTTTATCATTAAATCCGACTGCGATCAAAGCTCCAATCTCAATCCAAAGTAATTCAGAATGGATAGAATACAAAGGAGTTAGTTACCGAGGTTCTATTTTACTTAAACCTATCGAAGGAAAAGTTTTTATTATTAATTTAGTGCCGATCGAATTGTATCTTTTGTCTGTTGTTCCATCTGAAGTGAGTGCCTCTTGGCCCAAAGAAGCCCTGAAAGCACAAGCGGTTTGTGCAAGGACTTATGTTGTACGAGAAATGTTGAACCGAAAAAAACAAGAGTTTGATGTAGATACTTCTACCAATACACAAGTTTACAAAGGAAAAAATAAAGAACATAAAAATACATCTGAAGCAGTTTTTGAAACAGAAGGATTAATTTTGATTCACAAAGGACAACCCATCCAAAGTTTTTTCCATTCGAATGCTGGTGGGTATACAGAAGATCCAGTCAATGTTTGGGGAAGTCCTGTCGAATACTTAAAACCTGTTCCATCCGAATATGACAAAGATGGAGAACAATACTCTTGGGAAGAAAAATGGAAAACTGACTTCATAAATACCAACTTACGAGACTTAGGTGTTGGAGAAATCCAAGACATCCTTGTGACAAGCCGTTTCCCCTCTTCTCGTGTGAATGAAATGGAAATTATTGGAACTTCTGGATCCAAAAAAATCAAAGCAATTGAGTTTCGAAAAAAACTAGGTGCCACTAAATTGAAGTCCACACGATTTGGGATCCGCAAGGAAGACTCTGGAGATTATTTCGTAAAAGGACTTGGTTCCGGTCATGGCGTGGGAATGTCCCAATGGGGGAGTTTTGCTATGGCAAAAAGCCAATTCAACCACAGGGAAATCCTACAACATTATTTCAAAGGAATCGAATTCGCAAGAATAGTTGCTAGATAG
- a CDS encoding hydrogenase-4 subunit G encodes MNFLYELKSFLFPKNVLNFNTASPVHPASRGIPVPTKKMQEGSGNLSESAKVCPTKAIRIVSDSEVQFDYGKCLQCGLCTERSEGKLRDSGFIYTFALNREELKVTYLSGRMKKVSDLPFPLTANQKQFQKLTKKRGFLYREVAAAGNNTVESELNASFNSVFDSEREGVRCVASPKHADAIVFSGPVGQNMAAPLETAWEVMAEPKALIACGTEAVSGGLYPMGKLPKEPDLYISGDPPRPDVILQGFRLLMGRFSFQFQEALHKILENEK; translated from the coding sequence ATGAATTTTCTATATGAACTAAAAAGTTTTTTATTCCCAAAGAATGTATTAAATTTTAATACAGCGTCTCCTGTCCATCCTGCAAGTAGAGGAATTCCTGTGCCTACTAAAAAGATGCAAGAGGGCTCTGGTAATTTATCAGAATCGGCAAAAGTTTGTCCGACAAAAGCAATCCGAATTGTATCAGATTCGGAAGTCCAATTTGACTATGGAAAATGTTTGCAATGTGGACTTTGTACAGAACGTTCGGAAGGAAAACTACGTGATTCAGGTTTTATTTATACGTTTGCCTTAAATCGTGAGGAATTGAAAGTCACTTACCTTTCTGGCCGAATGAAAAAAGTAAGTGACTTACCTTTTCCACTGACTGCAAATCAAAAACAATTTCAGAAATTGACCAAGAAACGAGGTTTTCTCTATCGTGAAGTGGCTGCAGCTGGAAACAATACGGTAGAGTCAGAGCTAAATGCTTCTTTCAATTCGGTTTTTGATTCGGAAAGAGAAGGGGTTCGTTGTGTGGCAAGTCCCAAACATGCCGATGCCATTGTGTTTTCTGGCCCAGTTGGTCAGAATATGGCAGCACCTTTGGAAACAGCTTGGGAGGTGATGGCAGAACCTAAAGCACTCATCGCTTGTGGAACAGAGGCAGTGAGCGGTGGTTTGTACCCAATGGGCAAGTTACCCAAAGAACCGGATCTCTATATTTCAGGAGATCCCCCAAGACCAGACGTCATTTTGCAAGGTTTTCGTCTTTTAATGGGAAGATTTTCCTTCCAGTTTCAAGAGGCGCTTCACAAAATTTTAGAGAATGAAAAATAA
- a CDS encoding class I SAM-dependent RNA methyltransferase — translation MDKVIVESLDSDFSGIVTAPNGKKVNVFFAYPGDELIVEYVKRRPRQRSLRINETIRNHDWKLVKCNVFGECGGCTGQHIDYKEQLNLKLSPIIDGFQKDLGISIQYIPSEQIYEYRSRMDFSVFPGPIIGQRQRGNFRKVVPIRSCSIQSNWANQALKDVQSVLNEMPEIIWDRRSEEGGLKYLTIRKAQNTNDGILIFTFTDGYESHPSMENFRKLCLNSLTQESLLFCYNRPKSEVSAFGRPEILRGKSTFIESVLGRSFEIPFDSFFQPNPNGFLPILSFIKERLPKTGKNLIDLFCGNGFFSLLYGDSFEHIDGYELTESSIEIATQTFQRTYPNKSHSFQIANLFMSIEPLKERDNATLILDPPRAGAGKLVNQWIRDFGPEYVFYVSCNPYSQKEDVSIFLPQYDFVDGIIIDPYPHTPHTESVLFFQRKPK, via the coding sequence TTGGACAAAGTCATTGTGGAAAGTTTGGATTCCGATTTTTCGGGAATCGTCACAGCACCTAACGGAAAAAAGGTGAATGTTTTTTTTGCCTACCCTGGAGATGAATTAATTGTAGAGTATGTCAAACGAAGGCCAAGACAAAGATCCTTGAGGATCAATGAAACCATCCGAAATCACGACTGGAAATTAGTGAAATGTAATGTGTTTGGTGAGTGCGGAGGATGTACGGGCCAACATATCGACTACAAAGAACAATTAAACTTAAAACTGTCACCCATCATTGATGGATTCCAAAAAGACTTAGGTATTTCAATCCAATACATTCCTTCTGAACAAATTTATGAATATAGATCCAGAATGGATTTTTCTGTATTCCCTGGTCCCATCATCGGACAAAGGCAACGTGGAAACTTTCGAAAAGTTGTGCCAATTAGATCTTGTTCCATCCAATCCAACTGGGCAAACCAGGCCCTAAAAGACGTACAATCTGTACTCAACGAAATGCCAGAAATAATATGGGATCGAAGATCAGAAGAAGGCGGATTAAAATATCTCACGATCAGAAAAGCCCAAAACACAAATGATGGAATTTTGATTTTTACGTTTACCGATGGTTATGAATCACATCCTTCTATGGAAAATTTTCGTAAACTATGTTTAAATTCACTAACACAAGAATCCTTACTTTTTTGTTATAACCGACCGAAATCCGAAGTTTCAGCCTTTGGTCGTCCAGAAATTTTACGAGGGAAATCAACGTTTATTGAATCTGTCCTTGGTCGTTCTTTTGAAATCCCTTTCGATTCTTTTTTCCAACCCAATCCCAATGGTTTTTTACCAATCCTATCGTTTATTAAAGAACGTTTGCCAAAAACGGGAAAAAATCTAATCGATTTATTTTGTGGGAATGGCTTCTTTTCTCTGTTATACGGTGACTCATTTGAACATATAGATGGATATGAACTCACTGAGTCTTCAATTGAAATTGCTACCCAAACCTTCCAAAGAACCTATCCGAACAAATCTCATTCTTTTCAAATCGCCAATTTGTTTATGTCAATTGAACCATTAAAAGAAAGAGATAACGCAACTTTGATTTTAGATCCCCCTAGAGCGGGAGCCGGAAAATTAGTAAACCAGTGGATCAGAGATTTTGGACCGGAGTATGTCTTCTATGTCTCTTGTAATCCTTATTCACAAAAAGAAGATGTCTCAATTTTTCTTCCCCAATATGATTTTGTGGATGGAATTATCATAGACCCCTACCCGCACACTCCTCATACAGAATCAGTGCTTTTCTTTCAAAGAAAACCCAAATAA
- a CDS encoding adenylate/guanylate cyclase domain-containing protein has product MVFSKRLFCLFLSTLSFTGFLSTLSAQVLLTNQILDLRSETSFGQTVHKWSFKPGDSPLVSEEKEDDLYLDEENGQTKALRFAHAQPLLEESARNGWISGFQIQTAWDKVRDGDGELYFPDFVQFQSAYQGYAWYRTEIQISEEDIRSKFKSRNLTVRLGQISQADAVYWNGKFIGGTGLHLDTDVGTALEDKSLYTDKIRFYQIPIDQLKTDEPNVLAVRVYAKYPLSPGLSHDKFYISSVKYAERAEYWNDFKKIFVIVLTMLLGSFYLYWQFLFRNEDDATIYFALGSIFMALNTLFQSQIIYSIVGDGFWIKKIEYFAWIGLVHLLFNFIVRFAHVRFGWIAVTNRYIDIAGVLSMVVALFSPNLFFLSKFFIYWSFVTILLGVALFYIIFLGRKVPSMGTVSLGFLAFITLILNDIFVEMQWEWYPSHTYLKDYAFAAFSVSVALSIVKNMIDSRRLVEKQREEKDRLSRYFSPAVMETIVADNIKLGGEERDIATLFSDIVGFTTFAEKNPPGVVLDHLNTIFESLSDLIFHYSATLDKFIGDAIMAFWGAPKQTELDAYHAIACAVDMQKKMEEINRDLGLPPGTFRLRIGVNYGEAIVGNIGSVKRMDYTVIGDAVNTAARLESHGIPGKVAVSEAAYLAAGGSEYIEYEDIKELSLKGKSEPVKVYFVTKVKPRA; this is encoded by the coding sequence ATGGTTTTTTCGAAAAGACTCTTTTGTTTATTTCTCAGTACCCTTAGTTTTACGGGATTTCTCTCAACCCTTTCTGCCCAGGTTTTGCTCACCAACCAAATTTTGGACCTTAGGTCAGAGACTTCTTTTGGTCAAACAGTTCACAAGTGGAGTTTTAAACCGGGAGACTCTCCTCTCGTCTCAGAAGAAAAAGAAGATGATTTATATTTAGATGAAGAAAATGGCCAAACCAAAGCATTACGTTTTGCACATGCCCAACCTCTTTTGGAAGAATCTGCGCGAAATGGTTGGATCTCTGGGTTTCAAATCCAAACGGCCTGGGACAAAGTAAGAGACGGAGATGGGGAATTGTATTTCCCTGACTTTGTTCAATTCCAAAGTGCTTACCAAGGATATGCTTGGTATCGAACAGAAATTCAGATTTCAGAAGAGGACATTCGGTCAAAATTTAAATCCAGAAATTTAACAGTTCGTTTGGGTCAAATCAGCCAAGCAGATGCAGTGTATTGGAATGGAAAGTTTATCGGTGGAACTGGCCTCCACTTAGATACAGATGTCGGAACAGCATTAGAGGATAAGTCCCTTTACACCGATAAAATTCGGTTTTATCAGATTCCCATAGACCAACTCAAAACAGATGAACCTAATGTTCTTGCAGTTCGTGTGTATGCAAAATATCCATTAAGCCCTGGTTTATCACATGATAAGTTTTATATTTCATCTGTAAAATATGCGGAGAGAGCAGAGTATTGGAACGATTTCAAAAAGATATTTGTGATCGTATTGACCATGTTACTTGGAAGTTTTTATTTATACTGGCAATTTTTGTTCAGAAATGAAGACGACGCTACCATCTATTTTGCGTTAGGTTCTATCTTTATGGCATTGAATACTTTGTTCCAAAGCCAAATTATTTATTCAATTGTTGGTGATGGATTTTGGATCAAAAAAATAGAATATTTTGCTTGGATAGGACTTGTACATTTACTGTTCAATTTTATCGTTCGTTTTGCCCACGTAAGATTCGGGTGGATTGCTGTCACCAATCGATACATTGATATTGCTGGAGTTCTGTCGATGGTAGTCGCTCTATTTTCTCCGAATTTGTTTTTTCTTTCGAAGTTTTTTATCTATTGGAGTTTTGTGACTATATTACTTGGTGTTGCCTTGTTTTATATTATTTTCCTTGGAAGAAAAGTCCCTTCTATGGGGACAGTTTCACTCGGATTTTTAGCCTTCATCACTCTGATACTCAATGATATCTTTGTTGAAATGCAATGGGAATGGTATCCAAGTCATACTTATTTAAAGGATTATGCTTTTGCAGCTTTTTCTGTGTCGGTTGCTCTTTCGATTGTAAAGAACATGATTGATTCTAGAAGACTAGTTGAAAAACAAAGAGAAGAAAAAGATAGGCTCTCTCGGTATTTTTCGCCAGCAGTAATGGAAACCATCGTTGCCGATAATATAAAGTTAGGTGGCGAAGAGAGAGACATTGCTACTTTGTTTTCTGATATCGTTGGTTTTACCACTTTTGCAGAAAAAAATCCTCCAGGTGTCGTACTTGATCATTTAAACACAATCTTTGAATCCTTGTCTGATTTGATATTTCATTATTCAGCCACTTTGGATAAGTTCATTGGAGATGCCATTATGGCATTTTGGGGTGCACCAAAACAAACAGAATTAGATGCTTACCACGCGATTGCTTGTGCTGTTGATATGCAAAAAAAAATGGAAGAAATCAATCGTGATTTAGGACTTCCTCCTGGAACTTTCCGGTTGCGAATTGGGGTCAATTATGGAGAGGCAATTGTTGGGAATATTGGTTCAGTGAAACGAATGGATTACACTGTCATTGGCGATGCAGTGAATACAGCTGCTAGATTAGAAAGCCATGGGATTCCGGGAAAGGTGGCAGTTTCTGAAGCTGCTTATTTGGCTGCTGGTGGGAGTGAATACATTGAATATGAAGATATCAAAGAACTCTCCCTCAAGGGAAAGTCGGAGCCGGTCAAAGTGTACTTTGTGACAAAAGTAAAACCCAGAGCATAA
- a CDS encoding HDOD domain-containing protein: MATVEEYLSKIKDLTIVPPVLLSVLSLDDDNELSFGELEKKVQSDQVLVARLLKLANSPFFSRGNPVANMKQVITRLGFKTVRSMVAMSMTDSLFSQGNYKKFRDEVWDHSVAKGIFAQILCEEKKLKKEAELAITCGLMQDLGRIVLNTIDRTKYVEVLTEFQTSDVSLISLEKKSFGVDSYEIGSAAAKLWKMPNIIISSIEDLSKPVAEQTVLGQIIGFAGVIAKATGHGKQEPGMEEKFEEYKLTLGLEIEDKKEFLTAKDQKLKSNELYQFCSTL; encoded by the coding sequence ATGGCAACTGTTGAAGAATACCTTTCCAAAATCAAAGACCTGACGATTGTACCGCCAGTCTTACTTTCCGTACTTTCCCTAGATGATGACAATGAACTTTCCTTTGGGGAGTTGGAGAAAAAAGTCCAGTCTGACCAAGTGCTTGTCGCAAGACTTTTGAAACTGGCGAACTCACCTTTTTTCTCCAGAGGCAACCCCGTTGCGAATATGAAACAGGTCATCACTCGTTTAGGATTCAAAACAGTACGCAGTATGGTAGCGATGTCAATGACCGACTCGCTTTTTAGCCAAGGAAATTATAAAAAATTTCGAGATGAAGTTTGGGATCATTCCGTTGCAAAAGGGATCTTCGCACAAATTCTTTGTGAAGAAAAAAAATTAAAAAAAGAAGCGGAACTTGCCATCACATGTGGTCTTATGCAAGATCTCGGACGAATCGTACTCAATACCATTGACCGAACAAAATATGTGGAAGTTCTCACTGAATTCCAAACTTCAGATGTAAGTTTGATTTCCTTAGAGAAAAAATCTTTTGGTGTAGATTCTTATGAAATAGGAAGTGCTGCAGCCAAACTTTGGAAAATGCCAAATATTATTATTTCATCTATAGAAGATTTATCTAAACCAGTTGCAGAACAAACAGTTCTTGGTCAAATCATTGGATTTGCAGGTGTGATTGCAAAAGCCACTGGACACGGAAAACAAGAACCAGGTATGGAAGAAAAATTCGAAGAATACAAGTTGACTCTTGGTTTAGAGATTGAAGATAAAAAAGAATTTTTAACTGCAAAGGATCAAAAACTAAAATCAAACGAATTGTACCAGTTCTGTAGTACTCTTTAG